One part of the Verrucomicrobiia bacterium genome encodes these proteins:
- the lepB gene encoding signal peptidase I codes for METGTSEPPPPSLAKRVLVGRNPRNTLVRAVVWVVVLVIIAKFVLVPIRVQGISMLPTFPSKGIKFINCCAYLFHPPQRGDIVAIETTGRHVMLCKRIIGLPGETIAFHEGRVLINGEPLSEPYVKFPCNWEQPSELIGPDEYYVVGDNRSMDFFQHDQGRADRHKIVGKVVP; via the coding sequence ATGGAAACAGGAACCTCAGAGCCGCCACCGCCAAGCTTGGCAAAACGGGTGCTGGTCGGACGCAACCCGCGAAATACGCTGGTCCGGGCGGTTGTCTGGGTGGTAGTTCTGGTCATTATCGCCAAATTCGTTCTGGTGCCCATTCGGGTCCAGGGAATCAGCATGCTGCCGACTTTCCCCAGCAAAGGGATTAAATTCATCAACTGTTGCGCTTACCTGTTCCATCCCCCGCAGCGTGGCGACATCGTGGCCATTGAGACTACCGGGCGCCATGTGATGTTGTGCAAGCGCATCATCGGTTTGCCGGGCGAAACCATCGCATTCCACGAGGGCCGCGTGCTGATCAACGGGGAACCGCTCTCCGAACCCTATGTGAAATTTCCCTGCAACTGGGAACAGCCGTCCGAATTGATTGGGCCGGACGAATACTATGTCGTAGGCGATAATCGAAGCATGGACTTCTTCCAACACGATCAGGGCCGGGCCGACCGGCACAAGATCGTGGGCAAGGTGGTTCCATGA